The genome window GGCTAAGTGGACCTAATATGGAGAAGATGACAGTGGGAGTCATGTTGGACTCATGTAGAGATGCTGGGAACTGTTCTGGGTCAGTGGAGTTGGTAATCTGCCATGTTCTTACTAGGAGTTAACTTGCTAGATCATCTGAGGGCAGGATCAGAGAAGCCATGTAAAGGGAACAGACtgactgcagggagcatgggagaGACTGTCTGAGAGCAAAGGAGGAAACTAGTGCCAAGGAGATGGAGCCACTTCACACCAAAAGGCTCGGTTTGGCTCAAGCTGAGTGTGGGAGGAGGTTGGGTCTCTGGGGTCCTTGTCAGAGGGGCAGGCCAGTTCTGCCTTAGGTAGGATCTCTTAGAACTTTATGAAAGGAAGTATGTGTGAAACAGTTTAAGTCGATTTTCTCAGGACAAGTATTTGAATGGTAAGAAAGGGTATTTAGGAAATCCATGCCTGGTATAAAAGTTAGTGATAACAGATATTgtcctattttaagaaattatttaaagccTGAAACAAGGTCCTAAAGCAAGACACAGTTGGGTCTTATCTTAACCTTGGATTTCGTTGTATCAATTTTCTTTCTCGCATTTTTTCTTTGGCTCCTAGATTCCCTTTGGTATAAAATATGATGAGAAGTGGCTGCTGAGTTTGATTCAAAAGAAATGCAGCGTCCCCTTCACCCCAGTTGAAGTAAGAGACATTGAGGCCGATGAGAGGAAACGGGGTGGATGGCAGGCCCAGATGAGAAATGGCTCTGGTCTCATATTCTGCTTCTCTTGTCACTCTCTCTACAGTTTCACTATGAGAAAATGCAGGCCCAGTTCTTTGTTGAGGATGCCAACATTGCCTTTGCATTGAAGAATGTCAGTGGCAAGATTTACAATGAGTATAATGAAAGGGTGTGTGTCAAGGGCATGAGCAGGTTTAGCTGGGGGCAAAAGGGCAGGACAGGGACATGGTCTTGCTTGATCCCAAGGCTCAGATTTCCTGGTCCTCACAGAGCCCCTCTTGTGTTCTCTACAGATAGCTATCTTTGTTGAGCCCTGTGATGCACCCCAGTCTGTGCTGAAGGAACTGAAGTCAGGAAAGGTGGAGCAGATAAAGGTAATGCAGACCCAACACAAGCTGTGCACTCACAGCCAGACCCACCAATTGCCCTCAATCACCACCTCAGACTCAGAGCCTTGGATCCCACCCCTCACTCTGCAGCTGACTGTGAACAAACAATGTGATGCCTCCCAGCAATCTCTTGACAATTCCCAGACTCTGTTTCCCTCGTCCTCTCTTCCTGGAGACTTGATGACCCATGATGTTGGAATGGCACAGAACCCTAGAAATGGTATGGCTGCCTCCCTGCAGATCCATCCAGGGAATATGCCCAAGGTGAGGACTTAGTCCCAATGTTggggctggtggtgatggtgtgagAGATTATGTAGAAGAGGCAGATTGGTCTCAGGTATCCCCTGTTGGGGTCCTCACTCTAACTCTTTCCTCATCACAGCTTTTGTCCTTGAACCTGAGCAACAAGCAACCCTACCAGCCGGGTGGCCTGTCCAACACTATGCAGAATGCTTCTGACACCAAGAACTTGAACCTCTGCAACACTGAGGTGATCTGTGGTACCCAGAGCCGTCTTtgaagggaaagtgggaaggCTTATgggaaggtgacagaggaagggaagTGGATTTGTAGGGAAAGGATGGGACTGGTGGATGCAGGGCCATCCTGGCTGTGTTTCTCTGGTCTGTGTGGTTCCTCTCTATAATTACAGGTGAAGTCTGCAGGGGAGATGGACAAGGACCAGCAGCCGGAGCCAGAAGGGATGTGTGCGGACAGAGACCCCCTGTGCACCACCCTCCATGATAAGTCAACCAATATAAGGTCAGATGTATCCGCTGCTGCCCCTGGGAGCCTGAGCTTCCCCTGACACTGCCTGTTTGCAGGGGGCAGCGGACCTGGTCCTCTGGGAGGACCTCAGGCCCTATGTTCTCCTCTCTGTGTGTCACAAAGTCGACAAAGTTCCAAGCAGCACCCATTGGGCCCCCAGTCCAACATGTGCCTATTTTCCATTCCTACCTGGAGTGCCTGGGCCATCCCAGGGCAGGTGAAGGACAGGGCTGCAGCAGGACCgccatttcctctttctcctctcttcttccctgaccCCCTCCACAGTAgagcttctctcccttccctttgctttctctctctcccttgtctCTATGCCCCCATGTCTCTCTCATCTCCCCTCCTACCTTCACTCCTTTTCTGTCTTCATccccctccatctccctccctgcctcctgatcccctcctcactcacctcccTGGCCCAGCATCCTGGGCCAtccatggggtgggggtgtcctTGTCTTGGCAGagtgctggacccccagggaggtagcagagccctgggctcccaccccattccctcttctctccacagcctccagtggggccctggaggaaggaagggaggggaaggaaggcctGTAGCATAAGTTTGAAATGCTAGTCCTTGTGGCACTGGAGAAGGGAGTCAGGGCAGTCTGGGTGGGAGCTacccaggggaaggagtgggattagggagggagggagggaacactcTCCCTCTGGGTCAGTCCATGGGGGAGGTGCCCAGGGCCCTGGAAGCCTGGGACAGTGGAGTGTGGGTGGGGCACACTGGGCTGTGTCTGCTGTAAGTGTACTTGCTCCCACGAGGGGGGTCACCTCCTCAGTTTCACtgacttttctcttttgtcttgatTTTGGCAGCTCCATCCTGGAATTGTTCCCCAAGTTACTAAGCTTGGTAAGTATATTCCTTGATCACTGACTCTGCTAACTGGCCCTGACAGCACCCACAAACTATTCTGAACCCCATTAGGTTTTGCCCAAGGTACAGTTTTGAACCTGACCCTTAAatgtcctggggggagggggatggtacagcctctgtgggaACCTGACAAAGGCTCTGGATCTTCTTCAACCACATTCTCCACAGGCTTTGGGGACCCCAAGGCGATGATCCAAAATATAGTCCAGCCTGTGGAAATGCTGGGGTCCTTTCACACCTGACTTGTGACCCCCACCCTCTCCTGGGCCCATCCTTTTCCTTGATCATCCAGCACCACCTCCTGGTCTACACTGCTGacatcctcttccctcccccaggatGGCCAGGAGGCACCCCCACCGACTAAGTGTGGTATTGAAGCCCGCAAGCTCCTACCAGCCTGCGAGGTGAGCTTGGAGGTGAAGCAGGGTTTCAGGTGGTGCATGAGGAGGGGGTGTCAGCCCTGGTCCTGAAGACTGTTTTGGTTCCAGGGAAGTTTCTTTGAATCTGATGAGCTGAAGAGTCTAGTCCTGCAATTCCTGCAGCAGTAAGTACCCCTGGGAAGCTgagcaaggggaggaggggaggagggctagGACAGGTGAGGCCACCCAAGCTCAGGTCTGCTCATGGGAGTTTTCAAGTCTCATTTGAGGTCCAGACCACACATACAGATGGTCCTTGTTGCTCCCCCTCAGGTATTACTTGATCCATGACTATGGAGACCGAAAGCATCTCCTGGGTGCTTATCACGAGGAGGCCTGCTTCTCCCTGACCATTCCCTTCCACCCCGAGGACCCAGCCCCGTGAGTATCacagcctgggctctgctcctggGGCGTGTAGCTCCCCAGCAGACACAGGCCAGCTCCTGCAAGCACCcatgctggtcagaccaccacCCATTGTTCCTCTTTGTCTCTTAGAAGCAGCTTGGGCGAGTACTTCAAGGAGAGCAGGAATATGAAGAAGCTCAAGGACCCCCGTGAGTGTGTGATGGGAAGACTGGGCGGGAAAGGGGTCAATCATAGGTTCCAGGGCGAGGCAGCCCCTGGCCTTGgcttgcttcccctccccccacagatCTGCGGGTCCAGCTGCTGAAGTATACAAGAGGTGACATTGTGCACACCCTCTGTGTGTTGCCGAAGACTGAGTATGACTTTAGCTCCTTTGTGGTGGACTTGTGGTTCCAGAAGGTGAGCACCTACTTCCTCCCTGGGACGGGCCCAGGAAGCCGCAGGTGGGTAAGTTTAGGTTGAGGTGGTGACTGAGTGCCTGGGCTCTTCCCTTTCAGGAAACAATGCTTTGCTTCTCTGTCAATGGGGTGTTCAAGGAAGGTGAGTGTGTGTAGACCCCTCCCCAGATgccccactgctccctccccctggaAAGGCTCCCTCCCAGAACCCTCCAGGCTTCCcttgcctccccttcccttcccttcccttccctcccttcccttcccttcctttcccttcccttcccttcccttcccttctcatcCCATCTCCACTGGGTTCTCTAGCCGTCAGTCTTCCCACAGCCAACCCAGGTCTGAGCTGTGTCCATGTCTGTCTGCCCCGCACACCCTGGGCGTTAGGGACACAGGCTGTGGCGTTTGGTGGCTCTCATCCCAGATCCCTACTCTGAGAACTTAGGCCATTCCTTAACCTCgaggtttcctcatttgcaaaatggggtaGTGATATCCACCTCTTGGGCAGCTGTGACAAATGCATCTCATGACCTTGTGACGTGGTTGTCATGGGGCCCTGTCACTGGGAGCAGACTGCTCCTATGGTTGCCCTCCCCATTCCTGACACCCTGGCCCCAGTGAACAACTGTCCCCTCAGCCTAAGTGTCAAGTCATGACCCTGCCTGGGGACCCCCGTGTAAGTGTGTAAAGCACCCGTGGCTCTAAGGGGTACTGTTGTTTGTTGTTGAAGTGAAAGGAAGTTCTCAGGGCCTTGTGCGCGCCTTCACCCGGACCTTCATCGCTACCCCTGGCAGCTTTTCCAGGTGAGACCGTGTTGTGGGTGGGAACGCCCATCCCAGCCTGGGCTCAGGGGCGGGGGAATGTGGTGATGCAGACCTTAGGGTTACTCAGTATGGTGGAAAGGCAGCAGGTAGATCCAAGGAGCAGTGTCAGCTAGTGGTTaagaagagcatgggctctggaatcGGCTTTGGGTTCTCTCCTTGACCCAAgactcacttgctgtgtgaccttgatcaaGTCACATGACCTCTCTGTGACTTAGTGTCTTCTTCTGAAAACGGGAATCAGACCATCGACTCCTTGGCCTGTTGCAAAGGGGAAATATGAAATCGTCCCTAGGTTGGGGATTAACTTATAAATCTAGTGAAGCTGGTAGACAATCTCTCCCAAGGTGGGCtatgtgggcggggggggggggagcataGATAACAGTCAAGGAACCTGGGGGACAGACACAGGAGGGGTATGAAACGTATCTAGTTGCTCAGTGGCAGTGGGAGCAGGATCATTGTTGGGGGACTGGGTTGGTCCATTCGTCCAGTTGTTTGAGTGTCCGTTTTTCTCCAGTCTATGCATCGTGAATGACGAGCTATTTATGAGGGAAGCCAGCCCCAGTGAGACTCAGAGTGTGCAGTCTGCATCCCAATGCCTACACCTTCCGCCAGCTTCATGCACATCTTCTCCCCAGAGTAGCAGTAAATGGCGCTGGCTTTCTCCACCAAATATGGGATGAACCTCCAGTGGTCTCACAAGTGAGTGCTGGGTTTGCATGGAGATAGGAGGGAGCTGGGAAGAGTAGAGTAGTGATTAATGGGAACTTGAAGgtaatttgttttccttatttcagttatttttaatctGAACATTTCATTCTTAGTACATACTAAGCTACCTAGTTATTTTGAGCAGCCTCATATTATGTTTTATGAATTCATGGACCGTGTTGGGTGTTCAGGAGTTTTTGCCTTGATGCACTGTGCATGAGGTTCATTCCACTGTATTTGTCACAGTGTAtgtggaggggaaaaaataattaccCCAAAACATACTACCCAAAGGTAACCCTTGAATGTTTTCATCCTCATTATATCTTCCTGAAAGTTTGCTTATGTAGGTGTTTACATATTTGtgcatgtatttatatttgtatatttatctacAGAAAATGAGATCTCatcatgagaaagagagagagagagaaggaaatagagaGACAAAGGCAAAGACAGAGGCTTGTGACTGAATGGGAAAGAGGGGTCCAAAGAGGGATTATTTAATCTTCAATGCCTTGAAACTTGTGCAAGTTTAAAAGCTAATGTGAAGGAGCCATCTCAGCTCATTTTTAACGCTTAAATTTCCCCAtgtattcattttccttcttagCTTCTTATTTCTACTACAGAATTAAAGAGACACCTCGAATGGAATAGTGTAAATTTTAAGCCCAATATATACTTAGTTATTAATGTTTGAAGGAATGGACAGTTGTATTTCAATGAAATGGTagtactttttagttttttgtctCACAGGTAGGCAGCAGATGGTTGAAATTCTGGTGTGTGTGGCTGGATGATGCATGATCTGAGGACCCCTGCACTGTTGAATGGGAGACAGGTCTAGAATTTTCCTATAAATGTATTAACATATGGAGCAGTCCAGGAGCAGCAGTTAGGCAAACACCACAGCTTGCTGCCCTGGTGCTGTCTCTCACTGAGCTCACCACGTGAGTCAAAGGCAAGTATGTCTTCCCAACGTGGGAAACTGGATTAGGGTCTGCTCAGGGGCACAATGTTTGGCAGCTCTTAGGAGCTTCTGGGTCTCCCAAGAAACTAGAGATCCTTCTGTCTTTAAAACTTTGAACTCAAGGCATACCAGAGAGATATTTGCTTCCTTCATAAAGATATCTATATTCTTATTAggagaaacaatgaaaaacaccTTTCCATAATGCCTGCCTTAGCTCCAGGTTTTCTCATTCACTCCTCAGGACAGCCCTGTGTTATAGATgagtcccatttcacagatgacaaaGCTCCTCCTCATATAGCTTCTATCACCTGTCCAGACAAGTGGGAGTTTGGGAATGAGGTTCCATCCCTCATCCTCACTAGAGGACAATGGAGCAGCTTCTCTTTTAGACAGTGGGCTTCCAGGGTTGGAGAAATGGTCATTTTGCTCTCCCCTGATAAAACAGGCCCAAGGGGTAATCCCTCAAAGCCTCTTTTGATGAATATGATAGTGCACATACATGTGCACATGCGTTCATTACCTTGGAAAAGCATTCATTGGGCTCAATTTCATGGGGAGATGACGTAGAATCAAAATGGAATTGACAACATATctccgtgtgtgcgtgtgtgtgtatcaacAGCCTGTGTATAGGAAGTGCATAAAGTCATTACTTATAAAAGTACAACATGTCAGGTAAAAACATGAAGATGACATACTTCTGAGAGGCAGGTATTTCCTTCTTTACCTCAGAGTCCCTGTTCCATGGTGTGCAGGACAACTTTTGAGAACTGGGGAAGGTAGAGTTATCATTTGCATGAGGAAAGCCCTTCAAGAGTCAGGTGTGGAGGTTTCCACAGGGGGACCTTTTTCCAATATCCAGAAGCAAAGAGCAGGGAGATGGCAATGGAGGGGTAGCTCTGGTGGCTTTCAATGGGGAAGGAGTTGATAAGGGTATAGTCCTTCGGCTGGGCACCTCATGGCAGCCCCCAGGTCACCACTGTCTGCAGCTGAGAACCAGGAGTGCTTTTGGTAAGAACCTTCCTTGGGTCATGAGAGGAtaggcacagggcctggcacccagAGAGAGTCCAGTGCTTGTCTGCTTACTTCACCTCCTTGTCTGCTTACTTCACTTCCATTCTCTGTGTTCACTTCCTGTATTCTCCACCCTCAGTTGGGTACATCCCTAACTTTGTGCTAATCACCACTCCTATCATTCACATTTTGGTTGGGTGGTAAGAAAAGTAATAATActcataaaactgaaaacacCCCCCACAACAGTAATAAAGATAGCAACAATTATGGCACACATATTAGTTAAATTACTTGCTCAAGATAAATCAACCAGCAAGTAATGGTTCCCAGCATCAAATTGTGGTCTTCTGACTGAAAAAGCCCCACACCTAACCCCTGTTTCTATATTGAGTGTACTTCTATGTTAGGACTGAGGCCAACACGAGGGAAGGGACTCAACTCAGGTCCTGTAGTCAATTGATGGCTCTGGAACTGAACATATGTTTGATGACTTCTGTCTACCTGGCCTGTTCCTATTCTTTGCTCTTCTATACTAATTCTTCTTCCTGGGGCTCAATAAGAAATTGCTCTGGTCaaactagaatgaaaaaaaaaggagacaagaaagcatgaggaaaaaggaaatgatgaGATGGAACGAAAGTTCACTTCTTGCTGCTACATTTCCAGATGCTGTTTCAAATCTATTTTACAGGACAGAGGAGGCAAGCTGGGCCAGGAGTAATATACCTCAAAGTCCTATTGCAGGCAAGACATTCTTTGaggttttctccttttcttcttacaAGTCTAGAAGTAGGCAcctttaatcccattttacagatggccaGCCTCAGATTCAGAGGTATGCAAATTTTCCAGGGTCAAATATCTACCCTTTGCCCTCTACACAAATCAAGCAGCAGCCTCCTTTTTAGATGACAGAATTCCAGGGCTTAAAGATTGATAATGGAAAACTTGCCCGATGTGGAATCTGGGCTGTGTCATGTTCCCCATTGGACATGAAGGTGATGATGGGGATGAAATCCTACTCTGTGGGCCAAGAGGACTGGGTGTGGGGACCAAAGTGGCTAGCTGATTCCTGAGGTGCTCAACTGGACCCAGGAAGCAGCATAAGATGTTGCCCTTTGGAAAGAGAACCTGAATGGTAGGATATTAACATgtacacaaactactatatatgtgtatatatatatatatatatatatatatatatatatatatatatatatttcagattattttccattatatgttattacaagatattgaatataatttcctgtactttgccataaatccttgttgcttacctattttatgtgtagtagtttgtatctgttaatcccatactcttaatttgtccctccctcctccttctcccctttggtaaccataagtttgttttctatgtctgtgagtctcatttgtattattttttagattccatatataaatgatatgatataatatttgtctttgtctggtttacttctctaagtataatattctctaagtccatctatgttgctgcaaatggctaatagtccattgtgtgtgtgtgtgtatgtgtgtgtgtgtgtgtgtgtgagttttcatttttttctggatatatacccaggagtgggattgctggatcctatggtagctctatttttagctttttaaggaaccaccatactgttctccatagtggcttcaccaatttacattcccaccaggagtgtgggagggtcccttttctctgcaccctctccagcatttattatctgtagacttttgtgatgatagccattgtgACTCATGAGgggtgataacctcattgtggttttgatttacatttctctaataattagtgatggtgagcatcttttcatgtgcctgttggctatctgtatgtctcctttgaaaaatatctatttagatctgcctatttttcagttgggttgtttatattttgatatggagttctatattttggatattaaccccttgtgagtcacatcatttgcaaatattttcctcccattccataagttgtcttttcattttgttgatggcttcctttgctgtgcaaaagcttttaagtttaattaggttccatttgtttatttttgctttaagtctttttttgccttgggagactgatctaagaaaatattgctatgatttatgtcagagtgttttgcctatgttctcttctaggaattttatagtgtcaagtctcatgtttaggtctttaaaccattttgagtttatttttgtatatggtgtgagggagtgttctaatttcactgatttacatgtagctgtccagctttccgaACACCACTTGTTgcagaaactgtcttttctccattgtgtattcttgtctcctttattgaagattaattgactgtagttgtatgggtttatttctaggttatCTATTctatccattgatctatatgtctgtttttgtgccagtaccatgctgttttgattactgtagttttgtagtataacctgaagtctgggagggttatgcctccagccttgttcttttcctcaggattgctttggcaattctggatcttttttggttccatataaatttttgcattatttgttctagttctgtgaaaatgtaacaggtattttgatagggattgcattaaatttgttgATTGCTtcgggtagtatggccattttaacaatattaagtcttccaatctaagagcataggatatctttccatatctttgaatcatcttccattttttaatcaatgttttatagttttcatcgtataggtctttcacctcttggttaaatttattcttaggtatttcatttcttgatgggattttaaatgggattttttttactttccctttctgatatttctttattagtgtaaagaagtgaaagagatttctgtatattagtcttgtatcctgctaccttgatGAATTCATTTCAGGGAACAGAATTTAAAAGTTAAGTAACATGACCTAGGAAACAACCTTATAAATTGCTGCTCCAAGATTCATAATCTGGAGTTACACAAAGGATTAAGCTTTCCCCATTTTATCCTATGAACTGACATTCGACATCCCAGAAAGCATTTTTTATcctgttgttctttttaaaagaatgtgagcTAAATTCAAAACACTAAAACTCATTAAAATGATTAGATATCCTTTGCATAACAAACATTAAAaggtccgcctgccaatgcagaggtcacgggttcgatcccagctccaggaagatcccacatgccgcggagcaactaagcccgtgtgccaaaaaaaaaaaaaaaaaaaaagcaaacaaacattaaaagGTGTGTGAAAATCTGGGGGATATTATATTCAGACATAGGTTTATTTCTTCAATGTACAAAATATTCTTAAACAATAGAGTTAGGTCAATGATATCAAGAGCAGTTGCACATAAAAAacacttgaaaacaaaacaaactaaataaataaataggaaataaatcatattaaGTGAACAGGGTTGTGATGTTGTACAAAGTAAATATGACCCTTTTtctgcaaaagaatatatatcaacATGGATGTACGAGTGTGACTAAATATGCTAGTGCATTACATACAGAGAAAAATCTGGAAAGTAGGCACCAGTAAGTTAGGAGGAAACGCTCTTTGTATTATGGTAGGCAAAAGGTAGGGACAGATGGGTGCGCCAATATAATTTTGGTTTCTAAAAACACATGTCTATATTTTTCATATGTGTTAAACAAAGAGAAGTATTAATTggtgacctaagaaaatattgagatAAAGTTTTGTAAAACAGGCATTTCAGCAGCCAAGTCACAAAATAATAGTGTAGAAATACATTTATTGACTTAGACACTAAACAGATTTCTTTGGTAATAAATCACTGAGTGTGTATTGTCGAAGATAgaggatgtttttattttataactttgcaTTATTATGGTGTTTTCAGTATGGAAACACTgaataaaatgctgaaaatacaaaaaattgcAAACATTACAAATACGATATTCATGTATTAATTGCTTCAGAAGCAGATCAAAACAATTTGAcagtttttttgtatgtgtgtatatttgtatatgtttctttgtctcaattttttttacatCAATTATTTCATACACTAAATCATGTAGCTTTCTACTCAGTTCATTTAGGGTCTGGATTTCCAGTCCCGGGGCTTGAAGATCCCAGCATGGGCATGAATACAGAAGGATTGCTGCCAGTGTGAAGTCTAGAAATCTGGCCTATAGGATGGAATCCATTCACCTCCCCATCAACACTACAGTCCTTTCCATCCCCCATCCTTTGCCAAGCCCCCAAGTGAGTTCAGACTTTCACACCTGCAGTTCTGACTCTGGTAACCAGGTGGCATCGCTCTccattttttacacatttttctttttcccctcagtgaaaagacatatatattttttacagtagTAAAAAGTTTCTTCAAAGTCTGTCGGAAAAAAGATAAGTACAGTGTGATCTTaactttctttgaaaaatttagatgtgtataaaaagactaaaaagacGTGTAGTTTCTATTCTGCTTCTCGTTAATTTACAAATGTGTACTGTGTgtgtactatgtgccaggaactgtcaGTCCAATTCCTTATCTGCATCCCAACTTCCCTCTCTTGATCTCCAGACCTGCAGAACTGGAAATGCTCACAGGAAACTAAATGGCTGTTAGTGCCCACCCCATGGGGTATGACCTCAGGCTCCATTTTAAGCAAGATTAGTCCAAGATTAGCTCCTGAGTCCTGGAAACCAGCATGGAAACAGGAAATGATGTAGCTTCGTGGGAGAGGTTGTAACTTGGGAAACTGTGCCACCTTCTAACTCAAATCCCTGCCTTTTTGCGTAGGACTAATAGGGTATTACCTTCTCCTGATAGGACATCACTCAGAGAGTCAAGGATGAGATGAACAGT of Hippopotamus amphibius kiboko isolate mHipAmp2 chromosome X, mHipAmp2.hap2, whole genome shotgun sequence contains these proteins:
- the LOC130842094 gene encoding LOW QUALITY PROTEIN: nuclear RNA export factor 3-like (The sequence of the model RefSeq protein was modified relative to this genomic sequence to represent the inferred CDS: deleted 2 bases in 1 codon; substituted 2 bases at 2 genomic stop codons), with amino-acid sequence METEQKPPERRMERNGQDETLGSWFKIMIPFGIKYDEKWLLSLIQKKCSVPFTPVEFHYEKMQAQFFVEDANIAFALKNVSGKIYNEYNERVSIFVEPCDAPQSVLKELKSGKVEQIKLTVNKQCDASQQSLDNSQTLFPSSSLPGDLMTHDVGMAQNPRNGMAASLQIHPGNMPKVKSAGEMDKDQQPEPEGMCADRDPLCTTLHDKSTNISSILELFPKLLSLDGQEAPPPTKCGIEARKLLPACEGSFFESDELKSLVLQFLQQYYLIHDYGDRKHLLGAYHEEACFSLTIPFHPEDPAPSSLGEYFKESRNMKKLKDPHLRVQLLKYTRGDIVHTLCVLPKTEYDFSSFVVDLWFQKETMLCFSVNGVFKEVKGSSQGLVRAFTRTFIATPGSFSSLCIVNDELFMREASPSETQSAVCIPMPTPSASFMHIFSPEXQXMALAFSTKYGMNLQWSHK